From Danio rerio strain Tuebingen ecotype United States chromosome 7, GRCz12tu, whole genome shotgun sequence, the proteins below share one genomic window:
- the cldn7a gene encoding claudin-7-A gives MANSGVQLLGFGLSLIGIIGLIVGTILPQWKMSAYVGDSIITAVATYQGLWMSCAFQSTGQLQCKIYDSILQLDSDLQATRALMIVGIIVSIAGLGVASIGMKCTTCGADDKVRKTRTAMTGGIILLVGALCAVVACSWFAHNVIRAFYNPFTPVNTKFEFGAAIFIAWGGSFLDVLGGAMLAASCPRSKQVSKYPKSNSTRSANGSNKEYV, from the exons ATGGCAAACTCGGGCGTTCAGTTGCTTGGGTTCGGTCTCTCTCTGATTGGCATCATTGGACTGATCGTGGGCACCATCCTGCCCCAGTGGAAGATGTCCGCGTATGTGGGAGACAGTATCATCACCGCAGTGGCCACTTACCAGGGACTGTGGATGTCCTGCGCATTTCAGAGCACCGGACAACTTCAGTGCAAAATCTATGACTCTATTCTGCAGCTGGACA GTGACCTGCAAGCAACCCGAGCTTTGATGATTGTGGGGATCATTGTGTCCATTGCTGGTCTCGGTGTGGCCAGTATAGGCATGAAGTGCACCACTTGTGGAGCTGACGACAAAGTTCGCAAGACTCGCACGGCCATGACTGGAGGCATCATACTTCTTGTAGGAG CCCTCTGTGCAGTTGTCGCCTGCTCGTGGTTTGCCCATAATGTGATCCGAGCATTCTACAACCCCTTCACTCCAGTCAACACCAA GTTTGAGTTTGGAGCAGCCATTTTCATAGCTTGGGGTGGCTCATTTCTTGATGTTCTCGGTGGAGCCATGTTGGCTGCCTCTTGCCCTCGAAGTAAACAAGTGTCAAAATATCCTAAAAGTAACTCTACACGATCAGCCAACGGCAGCAACAAAGAGTATGTGTGA